Within Pseudomonadota bacterium, the genomic segment CACAGGTGCGTGACGCGCGACTCTACTCACCATCCAGGCGTTTGCGAGCGTCTCGCTTGAGCGCAAAGCCCGCGTATCCCCACCTGAATCCGAACACGCCGCCCGCCAGCGATGCGAGCACGAGAAAGGGCAGCGTTCTGAGAAAGAAACCAAACTCATCGATGCCGGCTGCAAGCACGTTGATCACAGCGGAGGCTGTGAAGACAGCGAGTACTGCGCCAACCGGGCCACCCAGCAGACCACAGAGCGCCTTCTTGATGACGATGGTTTCTCCTCAATCGTTTCGACATGTTCCGAGGTGATGTGACACTCTCGGCTGTCACACTGCGGTGACGTGACACTCTCGGCTGTCACGTGACACCTCCAGCTGTCACACTGCGGTGATGTGACACTCCCGGCCGTCACGTGACACCTCCAGCTGTCACACTTCGGTGAAGTGACCGCACTGACCCGTCCGCCACGGCCGCGCAGCACGTGCTGAGGCATCGGGATGCGCAAGCGGGCACGAGGGAAGGGGTTCCATCACCCGACAACCAATTCCGCTCGACCGCTACACCACAAGGAGCCCTCGCACCATGAAGCGCTTCTCCCAGGCTCTCTCAGGCGCCGCCCTCGCCTTCGCCCTCCTGACCGCCGCTGCCCCCGCGACCCACGCTGCCCCGGCCCCCCACGCCGCGCCGGCAGCGCCAGAGGGTCCGATGGCGCCCGCCTTCGTCGACCCCGCAACCCCCAATGAGGCAAGCTTCATGAGCGCCCCTTCCGGGGTGCGCTATCAGTACATCGGAACCTACGACCTGAAGCGCCTCGATCACATCACCGGCCCCGAGCTTGATGCGTTCCTCACCGGGTCGCCCATGCCCGCGTCCGCGTTCAAGGGAAGGTTCCCCGCCGCGCGCTTCCCCGTCAGGCTGTACCGCGTGAAGTACCCGTCGGTGGTGCCAGAGCAGGCCAACCGCCCCACCCTCGCGTCCGGTCTCGTGGCGATTCCCCAGACCGGCCAACCGACCATGCCCGTCGTCTCCTACCAGCACGGCACCGTGTTCAACCGCGGCGACGTCCCGTCGTTTCCTGAGAACTCGATGGAGACGCGGCTCGTGGTCGCCCGCTTCGCGTCACAGGGGTATGTGGTGGTGGCCGCCGACTACTTCGGGCGCGGCCTGTCGACCGAGCCGGACAGCTACCTGGTCAAGCGCAGCACCGAGCAGGCGTGCGTCGACATGCTCTTCGCCGGGCGGGCAGTGCTGGCCGCCGAGAAGATCGCGCCAGGCCCGCTCTTCCTCAGCGGCTGGT encodes:
- a CDS encoding alpha/beta fold hydrolase; the encoded protein is MKRFSQALSGAALAFALLTAAAPATHAAPAPHAAPAAPEGPMAPAFVDPATPNEASFMSAPSGVRYQYIGTYDLKRLDHITGPELDAFLTGSPMPASAFKGRFPAARFPVRLYRVKYPSVVPEQANRPTLASGLVAIPQTGQPTMPVVSYQHGTVFNRGDVPSFPENSMETRLVVARFASQGYVVVAADYFGRGLSTEPDSYLVKRSTEQACVDMLFAGRAVLAAEKIAPGPLFLSGWSQGGWVTMTVLKHLETLGMPVTATATASAPVDVFATVHRWINNVQPIDAVYLPGCMALHLQAQEAYLGQMGLAAFAIRPEYLQASRDLYTGKIDWVTFRKLTPARCDQFLRQEFRDSGNLADFPYWQTLERSQAYRWRSHTPIITYYGVLDEVVPVYIARLAEAFHTLMGSGPTQSRCAGEKADHRATFVHAVIEEKPWFDTFLANAKR